The Pecten maximus unplaced genomic scaffold, xPecMax1.1, whole genome shotgun sequence genomic sequence GTAAATATGTCCAGAAATCCAATGTTGTTATGACTTCATGAATTTTGAACAAAAAATCATTCCTTATATATGCATTATGAttattctgtatattgtctgcTAAAGCacccaatattttttttaaataaatgcatttttcttttttctttttacctTGAAGTGACGTCGGAGAAAGAACAGCCGTTTTCGCGGTAAAGTGTCAGACAGTTCTTGGCATGGTCTAAGCAACCgtcataacaacaacacaaacaaattgTCCTTCCATCTACAACAGTTATTCTGTGAGATTTTTGAAGTGATTTTATGTTTTGATCATTACGAAGACAATAACAACATTggatttaattaaatatttaacagaACACGGGGATAAGAACAAATCCGACGGCGAAAAGTATTGTCCTCGACATTACAACAGACTGTGAAGAGGCTAATGTcgttatgaaaaataaatacaattctCGCCTAAGCTTTCAAGCAAGTCATGAGCGGGTATCGTTTCTTATGGCTAAACACCGGTAAATGAGTAGCCAGcgatgaaataacaccggttaatgagtagtcagtgatgaaataacaccggtaAATGAGTAGTCAGTGATGGAATAACACTGGTTAATGAGTAgccagtgatgaaataacaccggtaaatgagtagtcagtgatggaataacaccggttaatgagtagccagtgatgaaataacatcggttaatgagtagtcagtgatgaaataacgccggttaatgagtagtcagtgatgaaataacaccggttaatgagtagtcagtgatgaaataacaccggttaatgagtagccagtgatgaaataacactggttaatgagtagtcagtgatgaaataacaccggttaatgagtagtcagtgatgaaataacaccggttaatgagtagtcagtgatgaaataacaccgattaatgagtagtcagtgatgaaataacactGGTTAATGAGTAgccagtgatgaaataacactggttaatgagtagtcagtgatgaaataacaccggttaatgagtagtcagtgatgaaataacaccggttaatgagtagccagtgatgaaataacaccggttaatgagtagtcagtgatgaaataacactGGTTAATGAGTAgccagtgatgaaataacaccggttaatgagtagtcagtgatgtAATAACACCGGCTAATGAGtagtcagtgatgaaataacaccggttaatgagtagtcagtgatggaataacaccggttaatgagtggtcagtgatgaaataacaccggttaatgagtagtcagtgatgaaataacaccggttaatgagtagccagtgatgaaataacaccggttaatgagtagtcagtgatgaaataacaccggttaatgagtagtcagtgatgaaataacaccggtcaatgagtagtcagtgatgaaataacaccggttaatgagtagtcagtgatgaaataacaccggttaatgagtagtcagtgatgaaataacaccggtcaatgagtagtcagtgatgaaataacaccggttaatgagtagCCAGTGATAGaataacaccggttaatgagtagtcagtgatgaaataacaccggttaatgagtagccagtgatgaaataacactggttaatgagtagtcagtgatgaaataacaccggttaatgagtagtcagtgatgaaataacaccggttaatgagtagccagtgatggaataacaccggttaatgagtagtcagtgatgaaataacaccggttaatgagtagccagtgatgaaataacaccggttaatgagtGGTCAGTGATGAAATAATACCGGTTAATGAGTAGCCAGTGATGGAATAACACAAGTTAATGAGTAgccagtgatgaaataacaccggttaatgagtagtcagtgatgaaataatactggttaatgagtagtcagtggtgaaataacaccggttaatgagtggtcagtgatgaaataacaccggttaatgagtagtcagtgatggaataacacaagttaatgagtagtcagtgatggaataacacaagttaatgagtagtcagtgatgaaataacaccggttaatgagtagtcagtgatgaaataacactGGTCAATGAGTAGTCAGTGATAAAATAATACCGGTTAATGAGtagtcagtgatgaaataacaccggtaAATGAGTGGTCAGTGATGGaataacaccggttaatgagtagtacgtgatgaaataacaccggttaatgagtagtcagtgatgaaataacaccggttaatgagtagtacgtgatgaaataacaccggttaatgagtggtcagtgatgaaataacaccggttaatgagtagccagtgatggaataacaccggttaatgagtagtcggtgatggaataacaccggttaatgagtagtcagtgatggaataacaccggttaatgagtagtcagtgatgaaataacactGGTTAATGAGTAgccagtgatgaaataacaccggttaatgagtagccagtgatgaaataacaccggttaatgagtagtcagtgatgaaataacactGGTTAATGAGTAgccagtgatgaaataacaccggttaatgagtagtcagtgatgaaataacactGGTTAATGAGTAgccagtgatgaaataacaccggttaatgagtagccagtgatgaaataacaccggtaAATGAGTGGTCAGTGATGGaataacaccggttaatgagtagtacgtgatgaaataacaccggttaatgagtagtcagtgataaaataacaccggttaatgagtagtacgtgatgaaataacaccggttaatgagtggtcagtgatgaaataacaccggttaatgagtagtcagtgatgaaatgacaccggttaatgagtagtcagtgatgaaataacaccggttaatgagtagACAGTGATGTAATAACACTGGTTAATGAGTggtcagtgatgaaataacaccggttaatgagtGGTCAGTGATGCAATAACACCGGTAAATGAGTggtcagtgatgaaataacaccggttaatgagtagccagtgatggaataacaccggttaatgagtagccagtgatggaataacacaagttaatgagtagtcagtgatggaataacaccggttaatgagtagccagtgatggaataacaccggttaatgagtagtcagtgatggaataacacaagttaatgagtagtcagtgatggaataacaccggttaatgagtagccggtgatgaaataacaccggtaaatgagtagtcagtgatgaaataacaccggttaatgagtagACAGTGATGTAATAACACTGGTTAATGAGTggtcagtgatgaaataacaccggttaatgagtagtcagtgatgaaataacaccggttaatgagtagtcagtgatgaaatgacaccggttaatgagtagtcagtgatgaaataacaccggttaatgagtagACAGTGATGTAATAACACTGGTTAATGAGTGGTCAGTGATGAAAGAACACCGGTTAATGAGTggtcagtgatgaaataacaccggtaAATGAGTggtcagtgatgaaataacaccggttaatgagtagccagtgatggaataacaccggttaatgagtagtcagtgatggaataacacaagttaatgagtagtcagtgatggaataacaccggttaatgagtagccggtgatgaaataacaccggttaatgagtagtcagtgatgaaataacaccggttaatgagtagtcagtgatgaaataacactggttaatgagtagtcagtgatgaaataacaccggttaatgagtagtcagtgatggaataacaccggttaatgagtggtcagtgatgaaataacaccggttaatgagtagtcagtgatgaaataacaccggttaatgagtagccagtgatgaaataacactggttaatgagtagtcagtgatgaaataacaccggttaatgagtagccagtgatgaaataacaccggttaatgagtagccagtgatgaaataacaccggttaatgagtagtcagtgatgaaataacaccggttaatgagtagtcagtgatgaaataacaccggttaatgagtagtcagtgatgaaataacaccggttaatgagtagccagtgatgaaataacaccggttaatgagtagtcagtgatgaaataacaccggttaatgagtagtcagtgatgaaataacaccggcTAATGAGTAGTCAGTGATGGAAGAACACCGGTGAATGAGAagtcagtgatgaaataacaccggttaatgagtagtcagtgatgaaataacactggttaatgagtagtcagtgatgaaataaTACCGGTTAATGAGAAGTCAGTGATAGaataacaccggttaatgagtggtcagtgatgaaataacaccggttaatgagtggtcagtgatgaaataacaccggttaatgagtagtcagtgatgaaataacaccggttaatgagtagtcagtgatgaaataacaccggttaatgagtggtcagtgatgaaataacaccggttaatgagtagtcagtgatgaaataacaccggttaatgagtagtcagtgatggaataacaccggttaatgagtagtcagtgatggaataacaccggttaatgagtggtcagtgatgaaataacaccggttaatgagtggtcagtgatgaaataacgCCGGTTAATGAGTAgccagtgatgaaataacaccggttaatgagtagtcagtgatgaaataaTACCGGTTAATGAGAAGTCAGTGATATaataacaccggttaatgagtggtcagtgatgaaataacaccggttaatgagtggtcagtgatgaaataacaccggttaatgagtagtcagtgatgaaataacaccggttaatgagtagtcagtgatgaaataacaccggttaatgagtggtcagtgatgaaataacaccggttaatgagtagtcagtgatgaaataacaccggttaatgagtagtcagtgatggaataacaccggttaatgagtagtcagtgatggaataacaccggttaatgagtggtcagtgatgaaataacaccggttaatgagtggtcagtgatgaaataacaccggttaatgagtagccagtgatgaaataacaccggttaatgagtagtcagtgatgaaataacaccggttaatgagtactcagtgatgaaataacactGGTTAATGAGTGGTCAGTGATGGAATAATACTGGTTAATGAGTAGCCAGTGATGAAATAATCGGAATAACACATGTGGAACAGCATAAAGCGTTTACATCTTGCGCCATGCTCAGTAGTATTATATAACGGCAATGTCGTATAGGTTTTCGTGTCATAAAAGGTACCGCCGGAGAACAAATGtggtattttacattatttagtCATAAAAGTCGGATAAATACCTCATACAGCGGACGACGTTTTGTTTTGATGACTTGAGCCCCATTCAATCAGCAGTTCAACACGTGCGATAAATTATCTTTAATCTGATCATGACACACACATTCTGgctcattgttttattttccatcTTTATATAGTAAGATACAACACATGTATCCAAATCTTTGCATAAACAATACTACTTATAGTAAACAGAAATCCCATTCATGAAAAAGAACTGTTTTATCATGTAACAGGTGTTTATATATGGAATTATTGTTCAACAGTCGTACTTATGAATTCACTTTCATTGAGATGTTTGTAATTGACCACGGCCGCTGTACAGGTACCTATATTAGCGAACTGGACCATTTTGACAAGTTTTGTCCATGTTTCCGTAGCTACGTCATATTTATACAAGTCTTTTGTTTCCACACGCCTTGATCGTCTACCTGGACGGCCAAATACTCTGACGCCACCACAAACataaatgacgtcatcaattgcTGTGACGGCGGTGAATTTCCGTTCGTCAGGGAAGTCGACTCCTCGTTTCCATTTATTGATCGCCGGATCGTAGATGTCGACGGCAAGTGCGTTCTCGTGTTGATGAGAGCCCCCTACAATGTAAATTTTATCACCTATCACAATTGCAGATGCTTCCACACGGGGTTTCGGTAACGAACTAGTCACAATAGCCCAATGGCCGCTCCTAATATCATATCGGAAAAGGCATTCCAACATTTCGTCCATGACATCTTGGCCACCAAAAACAAAAAGTCCCCCATCGTGGATAACTGATGCATGGTGATACAAACGTAACGGCATTGGTTCAAGGACGCTCCACTTGCTTAATTCGGTATCGTACACTTCCATGCTGTCGAAAGTGTCCCCTTTAGGGAAGGTAGGTTTGCCCCCCGTCACGTAAATCCTGGTACCTTCTACGGCGGCTGAGAATGCACACCTCGGGAATAACATGTTCGCACGAGGAACCCACGAGCTCGACTTCTGGTCGTATAAAAACACGGCGTCTAGCGCAGCGCCTGCATCCTCGAAATGGTAGTTCTCGTAAAATATTCCTCccatgaaatatacatatttccTCATCACGGTAATTAACTGAGAATAATCAAGTTTgaatttgaaatcaaatgttGGATGTGGTTTTATTCCAGCGTAATTCTTTCGTGTTTCAGGGTCGTGGGCTGTGAACGAGCGTTCGGTTGGACCATAAGCTCCCCCGCTGAAGATGATCAAGTTCCGGGAAAACATTCCAAGTCTTCGCTTTCCCGACATCTGGAATTCGTATTCCTCGTCGTCCATGTCTCTGACGTTTATACCGTCAATGTTATCCATTGTACACGAATTGAAGTAGGACAACACTGTCCTACAGAAGGTGTCGTATGATAGCAGTGGATTCGGAGCTACGTTCGTCAAATAATAATGCTTTTCTAAAAGCGGAAGTCGGACATGTTTAAACAGCCTTCCTAGATGATCTTTCCGTACCTCAATATCGAATTCCACCCAATGTATCACGGCTTCATATACAGTTTCCTCGAGTTCAATATCTATGTCATCTCGCGAGATAAGAAATTCTAAAAACTCCACGTCAATGCTCGAGCAGAAATTATCCATTTTACAAATATCTGTGAAGTTTTCCGTAACGAAAGTACAACATAATGCTTTTAATCTCTTGTTATAGTGGTAGGAGCTAAAATTATAGAGATCCAGACAATTAGATAGGCTTATCTCCCTTATCATGTGATCTGTGCATATATCAATGAGAGGCGTCATCTGGAAAAGGTTAGCCGCGATGTAAAGGTTCTGGACATTATCGTCAGTGACCAAGATCACTCCCGAATACATGTAATCCAATATGTCGGCGATAACTTCCGGTATGACATCATATAGGGTTATGGTCTGCTGTTCTGATTCCTTAACTGGACTTGTAAACATTGCtctgaaaacaaacaaatgagtTTGTTAATTAATGTGTATCAACTACAATGCTACAATGTTACcttggggtgggggtggggtggggtggggtggggtggggggggggggggggggggggggtggggggggggggggggggggaacccTACAAAAATGTCATAATGCGAACTCCTGGAGAAAGAAATATGTCAATTATAAAAATAGTCAACGTTCAACAATAAAAAAGCTTCGTGGTATTAATCGTATTCTGGATGAACATTACAAGATACAATGGAGAAAGGATCTTCTTAATGACAATAACGGGGAAAATTAAAATAGGTTACGTACAGGTACCgcctatataaaatgaaattggTACAAGTTACTATGTTAAAAATGTTAGAAATCATAGAAGAATTTTGTCTAACTTTAGAAGTGGTTCTCTGCCATTAACTATTGAAACGGGTAGATACGTCAGACCTAAAATACCCTTACAAGAAAGGAAATATTGTACATCAAATTGTGTTGAGGGTGAAACTCACTTTTTTATTGACTGTAATTTTAATTCTGATAGTAGTAGACTTAAAATTTTCTATAAGGTAAAAGCGATTAAACAAAACTTTAACTTTTTAAATAGTAAAGATAGGCTGATATTTCTTATGATAGAAGATAATTTACAAAAAGAtgtcgcaaaattattgttgtatatgCATCAGCGATGTCAGAACCTTTTATCAAAAGTTTAACAAATTGATTCTCATAAgaaaatgttatatgtatacaatattagtATCTCATAGACCAATAATGGCTGGGTGTTGAggtattttaatgttttaatgaaacaatgtattttatgtataatgtatgtaacaatACGTGACACTTATAAACATCTTAATCTGAATGTAGTTAACCAAGTCGTCGTTATTATCTGATAATGTATAAAGCTAGGATCTGTAATGTCTTTTCATTTTATAGGAGATATTATGAAACAAACTTCTAATTTAATGAAATTCCATATGATATAAAAGcaaattttactttttcttACATAACACAgaaaattaacatatttttgaatttaaaattttgagtATGAAATCAAACAGAGGCGGCCATTTTGTTGCGCCATTTTCGAACCATGAAGCAACGTCATTTTCTGACTGGCATAGTCAATGAAAACGcttattttaaagtttataacTCTAGTgacatttataacaaaatattacacagTCGAAATCACTGGATAACACCCAGGCAAATTAAGTGATAAAACAAACCATGGTAATGGTACTATTTACTAGGTACTATTCCCTGgcatcctacatgtatgttttggttgaaAAGCTGTAGTCAAAATGTATCCGAATTTCAGTCTGATTTGAAAGTTGTATTACCGgttttgatagaaaaaaaaagtttcctaTTGCTCTTTTTCTTATACGCTTGTTGCCATAAATGTTCGTCGGTATTAGTACAAACAAATTTTTACACGTTTCAATATATGGTGTATCCGTCCGATGCCTTTCAGGCCATTCGGTAAACTTCGGCAGATTCCGAACCATCTATCTAACGCTCGTCAAACCTCGGAAGATTACGAGAATCTGTCGAGGTATGCCGAATGCATTCagctacagttgagtgtagactaaaggttacacccaagtgcactccgagtgcactcatttggacttggagtgcactccgtttggactccaggtaaacttggacttcgagtctacctggagtcctataagacaccatgcctaTACCCCAGTTCTAcaatcagactatatcatatatatattaatactttgatgcctttaatataatttaatataaagtAATGCTACCAGtttgaatttattatttttttaatattttttttataataatgacttataactgttttaataatactgtaataggaatggacaatcatattatttcaaaagtgtcagatatcgaccgccacaagtctgtacctatattctatatgacccTGGTAAAGGTCAGCTTGAGTtcccagacatggtgtcagggccagaggaaactcgggctaggtaaaggtaaggtgtggtgaccagtttccatctaacaattaagggggtctttatctagttagatgaacgtgtgtacacctgtccagatcttcacaccttatgaggtaaacttggaggaaggggtcattataGGGGTCAGTGTcagtctgtcttttctccacacccctgtCATCAtgcttgatatacaggtaaatattgacctggaagttgggggggggggggggggggggggggggggggggggggggggattgtatcttatataactgttaaaagaactccatttAAGACCAAGATTTAATAAGCCAGgtataacaaaacaaagttggtttaccaaatggaaatttaagtctgatgttaaactgtaaatatgctatcaaggtgacaacatctttcttttgtattgaatgttaagataaatataaactgttggaagtaaagtatttgaaatattaaaaacagtcgTACTTTGAGAACAAGATAGTTCGGGTACATATTCATattctacattttgagagaccacaaaaAACTTGGGGGGagattgtatcttatataactgttaaacgaactccatgtatgacctggatttaatgaggcaggtataacaaaaaaaagttggtttaccaaatagaaatataagtcaatctgatgttaaactgtaaatcaaaattagacattggatccggaatatgctatcaaggtgataaaaaaaccaactttcttttgtattgtatgttaagataaatataaactgttgcaagaaaattatttgaaatattaaaaccaGTGGTACTTCGAGTACACAAGTATTATAAGTAtttccagtacacaatcaaactctacattttgaaAGACCACAACCAACttaccaaatacatttttgtttattaccaattttctattaattgacgtagcttgttaaaactcttaaaatcaaaggaatgctatcatacgtttttcaacgaagtgccagatctattcattttatatatggttaactaatagaaaaaatcaattatattagatgctgttagttaaccaactaaatatgaaccaacaaaataataagatgatatatacaaagataaaacagtaacacatatcttattgttacatgtttaaggagtctaaatgtataagagtatacatctatctataaacattatgtatatatgtacttggttacaggtacatgtgatacatgtggacccaggtaggattggggcctgataggactccaggtaaacttggagtgcactcggagtgcactccaagtttacctggagtccaaacggagtgcactcggagtgcactttgtgtaacctttagtctacactcaactgtagatGGACGTGTACAACGAATTAGATTAAACTTGCGCCTCTTAAATGTTCCAACAATTGAGTGCCTGCTACGACCGAATCGAGCCTTCCTAATAAGTTTGCAAATTAAAGTTTACATGTTTTTCACACCATACTTGTATCTCAATATTTTAAGTTACCGAAAGTAAGGACTAGTTGCAGCAAGAACGTTCCTATTACACGGGAACTTCCGGTCCTCTGCTACCAGCGTGACGTCAGATAACTGTCCCTGGCGGTAAAACTGATGCAATCCTTTGAGGAGTAGCTCCTGGTGATCT encodes the following:
- the LOC117318687 gene encoding kelch-like protein 20, which translates into the protein MATLGDHQELLLKGLHQFYRQGQLSDVTLVAEDRKFPCNRNVLAATSPYFRAMFTSPVKESEQQTITLYDVIPEVIADILDYMYSGVILVTDDNVQNLYIAANLFQMTPLIDICTDHMIREISLSNCLDLYNFSSYHYNKRLKALCCTFVTENFTDICKMDNFCSSIDVEFLEFLISRDDIDIELEETVYEAVIHWVEFDIEVRKDHLGRLFKHVRLPLLEKHYYLTNVAPNPLLSYDTFCRTVLSYFNSCTMDNIDGINVRDMDDEEYEFQMSGKRRLGMFSRNLIIFSGGAYGPTERSFTAHDPETRKNYAGIKPHPTFDFKFKLDYSQLITVMRKYVYFMGGIFYENYHFEDAGAALDAVFLYDQKSSSWVPRANMLFPRCAFSAAVEGTRIYVTGGKPTFPKGDTFDSMEVYDTELSKWSVLEPMPLRLYHHASVIHDGGLFVFGGQDVMDEMLECLFRYDIRSGHWAIVTSSLPKPRVEASAIVIGDKIYIVGGSHQHENALAVDIYDPAINKWKRGVDFPDERKFTAVTAIDDVIYVCGGVRVFGRPGRRSRRVETKDLYKYDVATETWTKLVKMVQFANIGTCTAAVVNYKHLNESEFISTTVEQ